The following are encoded together in the Lathyrus oleraceus cultivar Zhongwan6 chromosome 3, CAAS_Psat_ZW6_1.0, whole genome shotgun sequence genome:
- the LOC127130625 gene encoding uncharacterized protein LOC127130625: MMTIVTIAQFYDPPLRCFTFSDFQLAPTLEEFKRIVGRNPRDHNPFSKFDEGIPPKRITLALGMKVSEVVDNWNVKGALNGFSRKFLEDQAKKIEKEGNWEAFYVVLSVLVYGIVLFPNIDHFVDHLAVRIFLSGNPVLFLLEDLHYALHDRHEKKGGTILCCAQLLHAWFRSHMPEEGPFVSKELKPSQKLASLTSNHVKWYIRDWETEDVIVSIGDFPNVPLIGTKGCVNYNPVLSLRQHGYPMNGPPKAEALEPFILHSAEADHPMVKKIKRS, translated from the coding sequence ATGATGACCATAGTGActattgctcagttctatgatccacctctacgttgtTTCACGTTTTCTGACTTCCAATTGGCTCCTACCTTGGAGGAATTTAAGAGGATTGTAGGCCGGAACCCGAGGGATCATAATCCATTTTCGAAGTTTGATGAAGGTATTCCTCCCAAGAGGATAACTTTAGCTTTGGGTATGAAAGTTTCTGAAGTCGTGGACAATTGGAATGTGAAGGGAGCTCTCAACGGtttttctaggaagttcttggaagatcaaGCTAAGAAGATTGAAAAGGAAGGGAATTGGGAAGCCTTCTATGTTGTGTTATCcgtgttggtatatgggatagttCTCTTCCCAAATATCGACCATTTTGTGGACCACCTGGCGGTGAGAATCTTCCTCTCTGGAAATCCTGTATTGTTCCTCCTGGAAGACCTCCACTACGCTCTCCATGACCgtcatgagaagaagggaggaacCATCTTATGTTGTGCGCAACTGTTGCATGCCTGGTTTAGATCTCATATGCCCGAAGAAGGACCTTTTGTCTCAAAGGAACTCAAGCCCTCCCAGAAGTTAGCTTCCCTCACCTCTAATCATGTTAAGTGGTATATCAGGGATTGGGAAACCGAGGATGTTATTGTCAGCATTGGAGACTTCCCCAATGTACCTTTaataggaaccaagggttgcGTCAACTATAACCCCGTGTTATCTCTGAGGCAGCATGGTTACCCTATGAATGGCCCTCCAAAAGCTGAAGCTTTAGAGCCTTTCATCTTACATAGTGCTGAAGCAGATCATCCCATGGTGAAGAAGATCAAGAGGTCTTAG